Part of the Bacillus cabrialesii genome is shown below.
GAAGAACGCCTGATGATGAAGGAGGTCTTCTCTTATACAAGAAGACTTCCTTTTTATTGTTTGAGGATGCATTCTGGCTTTCGCAATGATAAAGTTACATGTAAGATGAAAAGCTGAAAATGAGGTATGATCATGATTAAAAAGTATTTTACATTTCAAAAACTAAGCGGGATTACGCCCTATATATGGACAATATTTTTCATTCTCCCCTTCTACTTTATATGGAAGTCATCATCTACATTAATTATTATTGTCGGCATCATTTTGACGCTTTTATTTTTCTCGGTATATCGATTTGCTTTTGTCTCAAAAGGCTGGGCCATTTATTTGTGGGCGTTTTTGTTAATTAGCATTTCAACCGCCTCCATTACTCTGTACAGTTATATTTATTTTGCTTTTTTTATCGCATATTTTATTGGAAACATAAGGGAACGTGTCCCCTTTCATATTTTATATTACGTCCATTTAATAAGCGCAGCCGTCGCAGCTAATTTCAGTCTCGTTTTAAAAAAGGAATTCTTTCTGACTCAAATTCCTTTTGTCGTCATTACCCTCATCAGCGCGATTTTATTGCCTTTTAGTATAAGAAGCCGCAAGGAGCGAGAACGCCTGGAAGAAAAACTTGAGGACGCAAATGAACGGATTGCCGAGCTGGTGAAATTAGAAGAGCGGCAGCGAATTGCCCGCGACCTCCACGATACTCTTGGGCAAAAGCTTTCTCTTATTGGTTTAAAAAGCGACTTGGCGCGAAAATTGATATACAAAGATCCCGAACAAGCAGCACGTGAACTGAAAAGTGTTCAGCAAACAGCGAGAACTTCTTTAAATGAAGTAAGAAAAATCGTATCCTCTATGAAAGGCATCCGGCTCAAGGATGAACTGATCAACATCAAACAAATACTCGAAGCAGCTGACATTACGTTCATCTATGAAGAAGAGAAATGGCCCGAAAATATCTCATTGCTTAATGAAAATATTTTAAGCATGTGCTTAAAGGAAGCTGTCACAAATGTCGTCAAACACAGTCAGGCTAAAACTTGCCGGGTTGACATTCAGCAGCTCTGGAAGGAAGTTGTCATTACAGTGTCTGACGATGGAACATTCCAAGGAGAAGAAAAATTCTTTTCAAAGGGTCATGGCTTACTCGGCATGAGAGAACGGCTTGAATTTGCAAACGGCAGCCTTCACATCGATACTAAAAACGGCACCAGGCTTACCATGGCAATTCCTAATAACTCAAAATAAACCAAAAGGATGGCTTAACATGATTAGTATATTTATTGCGGAAGATCAGCAAATGCTCTTGGGCGCTTTAGGATCACTTCTAAACTTAGAAGACGATATGGAAGTCGCAGGCAAAGGTACAACCGGTCAAGATGCTGTTGATTTTGTCAAAAAACATCAGCCTGATATATGCATTATGGACATTGAAATGCCCGGAAAAACGGGGCTTGAAGCTGCTGAGGAGTTAAAGGATACAGGCTGCAAAATTATCATCTTAACTACCTTTGCCAGACCCGGCTACTTTCAAAGAGCTATTAAAGCAGGCGTTAAAGGCTATTTGTTAAAAGATAGTCCGAGCGAAGAGCTCGCAAGCGCCATCCGAAGCGTCATGAACGGAAAACGCATCTATGCCCCTGAGCTGATGGAGGACATGTACAGCGAGGCTAACCCGCTTACAGACAGAGAAAAAGAAGTGCTTGAACTTGTGGCTGACGGTAAAAACACAAAAGAAATTGCTCAGGAACTCAGCATCAAAAGCGGGACAGTGCGAAATTATATCTCAATGATTCTAGAAAAGCTTGAAGTAAAAAATCGAATAGAAGCCATTACTCGGTCAAAGGAAAAAGGCTGGTTTAAATAATAAAAGAATCTTGGCAGATGCCAAGATTCTTTTTTATTAACCATTAATTCACGTTTTCGCAGCCAACAAAATCAGACTGATTCATATCCCACGCTCCACATTTAGGCTCCTAATGTCCGCTGAACGATCGCTTGATTAACAGCCCAATAAAAAAGAATCTGCCCGAATGGCTGTATCGATTGAATTGAGTTTTCAGGATGTAAAGCCATCAGTTGTGCAACTCGCCCCTCATGCTGAGAGCTTCCGGTATATAGCCCTCGCTCAAAGAAAACCATTTTTCGCACATGAAAACATCGGGACCATTTTTTAAAATCAGCATATCATATATACATCTCTAAACAGAAAGAAAAAAGACACAAGCCAAAAGCTCGCGTCTTTTATCACAATCTATATCATTAGTTTAAGATTTTTACACTTACAGTTTTGACGCCCCAATTAGATGCATCACCTTTATTTGGTACAAATACGTCAATTTTATTTCCTTTAATAGCGCCGCCAGTGTCTGCTGCTGTTGCTTCACCGTAACCTTCAACATAGACTTTAGAACCTAACGGAATCACATTAGGATCAACCGCGATGACTTTCGCGTTCGGGTTCTTATTTAAGTCAATGCCTGTTGCTGTAACGCCGGAAATGCCGCCGTCGTTAGCAGTGTAAGCAGTAGCAGTAACTGTTAGTTCTTTTGAAGCTTCTTGGTTATTTGTATTTGATTGAACAGCCTTTTCTTCTGTAGGAACAGAAGTTTCTGCTGCAGCCTTTGTTTCTTGTTTTGGTTGTTGTTGAACTGTTTCTTGTTTAGGTTGCTCTTTTTGCACAGCTTCTTGTTTTGTTTCAGTTTGAGGTGCGCTTGTTTGCGTATTCTCAGTAACTGTGTTTGCTGCTGTTGCCTGACCTTTTACTGAAAGTGTTGATCCAGCATAGATCATGTCAGAGCTTAAGTTATTCCAAACTTTTAGGTTATTGACTGTTGTTCCGAATTGTTGAGCAATCTTTGTCAGCGTGTCCCCCGCTTTAATTGTATATTGCCCAGTAGTGGTTGTTTCTTCTGAAGAAATGGTCAGTTTTTCTCCTGCAATGATTTGATCAGAAGTTAACTTGTTCCATTCTTTTAAGTCCTTTAGGTTCACTCCGTTTTTCTGAGAGATTCCCCAGAGCGTATCACCCTTTTGCACCGTGATTTCTTTTGCAGAAGCGTGAGCTCCGAATGCAGTTGATGAAAGTGCAGCAACTGCTACAAAGGACATAATCGTCTTCTTCATAAGTAAATCCTCCCTTGTTAGCTTTTTATTGGCGGCTAACAGGTGATATCGTAACACACGTAAATGTCAAATCAATAACAAAAAGATATGATTTAGATTACAGTTCCTTTACATGAAGGATTTCTCTCTGCTGGAAAGACTTGCTGAACCCTTGATATAATAGGCTTCACAAGTCTTTTTATTTGGACGGAAAAAAGTGAAAATAAAATGTGTTTTTTATAGAAAAAAAGGTTGATTTTCTGTTTTTTTAGTCTGTCACCCTTGCGTAAGCTTGTATTTCTTGTAAAAAAAGCCGGCCATATTTTGCCCTTTTTTGTTCTCCGACTCCTTTTATAGACAAAAGCTCCTCATCATTTACAGGCTGTTTTCCTGACATTTCTTTTAACGTTTGGTCAGAGAAAACGACAAAAGGCGGAACTCCCTGCTCAGCAGCGATTTCTTTGCGAACCATGCGCAATCGTTCAAACAGCTCGTCATTTTCAGTAATTGCCGCCGCTTTTAACGCTTCTTTTCTCGTTACTGATAATTCCCCTTTCAGCACATTCCTTCCTTTACTGCTGACAAATAGAGTCGGAAACGTTCCGTCTGACATTCTGATGAAATCGTCAGAAATAAGAAATTCGATAAAATCACTGATTTCCCCTACGGATTGATGTTTTAATATCCCGTATGTTGAGAGATTGGCAAAGCCGTTTTCAAGAACTTTTTTATTTTTAGATCCGGCAAGCACCTGGGCAACCATCGTCTTGCCAAACCGTTCTTTCATGCGAATGATACAAGATAAGACCATTTGCGCCTCCCGCGTCACGTCATGGGCCGCTCTTGTATCGGTACAGTTTCCGCACTGTCCGCACGCATCAGGCTCCTTTTCTCCGAAATACATAAGGATAAAACGCTGCAGACAATCTTCCGTATGACAGTAGTCGACCATTTGTCTCAGCTTTTTTAAATCCTGCTTTTGTTTCTCTTCATGTTCTGATTGCTCAATTAAGAAGCGCTGCACCATGATATCCTGAGGTGAAAACAGGAGAACACATTCGCTGTCAAGACCATCCCGTCCAGCTCGTCCAGCCTCTTGGTAGTAGCTTTCCATATCTTTCGGAATTTGTGCATGCAGAACAAATCTGATATTTGATTTATCAATGCCCATTCCGAAAGCAGAGGTTGCCACCATCACTTGCAGCTCATCATTAAGAAATCTTTCCTGCTGCTCTTTTCTCACATCATCGGCCAAGCCTCCGTGATACCGCCCTGCACTGACCTGATGTCGTTTCAATCTATCATAAATCCGGTCAGCTTCTTTTCTGGTCGCTGTATAGATAATACCTGCTTCATGTTTGTTGTTTTGCACATATTCATCAATAAAGCGATCTTTATTTTCTCCTTTTGCTACTTTAAAGGTTAAATTATCTCGGGAAAATCCGGTATATACCGTGTTTTCTTTTTGAATATGCAGCTGTTTGCAAATATCCTCATGGACCTCAGGCGTTGCTGTCGCTGTTAATGCCATGATGACAGGCTTGTCATGTAATTCACGGAATAAAATCTCGATATTTCTGTAGCTTGGCCTGAAATCGTGTCCCCATTGAGAAATACAGTGCGCCTCGTCTATTGCGACCAAAGGAACATCAATGCCCTGCAAAATCCGAATAAACTCCGCGGACGTTAATCGCTCCGGTGTAATGTAAAAAAGCTTATAGGCCCCTTCTTTGAGTCCATTCAGCCTCTCATAGATTTCCTGATTAGATTGTGTGCTGTTAATGTAGGCGGCGTTAATCCCCGCTTCTTCTAACGCATCGACTTGATCCTTCATCAAGGAAATCAACGGCGAAATGACGATCGTTGTCCCTTCAAACATCAGAGCCGGAATTTGATAGCAAATCGATTTGCCTCCTCCCGTCGGCATAATGCAGGCCGTATTTTGCCTCGCTTCCGTCACCGAGCGGATCGCTTCTTCTTGGCCGCTGCGGAGCTTTTCATAACCGAAATAATGGGCCAGAAGGGATTGGGCTCTATGTAACATAACGTGTAAACCTCGCTTTTTCTTGAATTTCTCTCATCATATCATAAAAAAGCGGCCTTCATTTCTTCCACACAGAAATTGAATTTTCACTCTACCGAACCTTTTCAGATAAAATAAAAAGCCATTTCCAAAAAGGAAATGGCTTTCGCTACATCTTGCCGTATGCAAGTAAGAAAGTTTTAAACCACCACTCCTCAAAGTGGGTGTTTGCAGAAACGTTCCTGTCGTCCTCTGCAATGGAGGCATGACATTCCAGCTTCGATATAAAACTCCCTATTACAGCTTAAAGGTTAAAACTTAATTAACAATACGCACAAAGTAGCTTCTTTTATATAGTACACCATCAGCCGCTTTTTATCAAGAGGCCAGAACAATTGTTTAGAAAAACTTTTTCCAGCGATTAAAACTGCTTTTTCGCTATTATATCTGAATATTCGACAAGTAAAAAATATATTACTATAAAAAATCAGCCTTTTTCGCTAAGAGAAATAATCACTTTCTTCTATATAATATGTATACCAAAAAAACTCCTATCGCAATGATAGGAGTTTTTTGTTTCATTAGAATTTTGCAGCAAGATCTTTTGCTTCTTGTAAACCTTTTTCAACGATTGCTTGTGCTTGATCAGGCGCTGCGTTATGTCCTTCGATGACAACTGTATGCAGGTCTTGAACACCCCAGAA
Proteins encoded:
- a CDS encoding LysM peptidoglycan-binding and 3D domain-containing protein → MKKTIMSFVAVAALSSTAFGAHASAKEITVQKGDTLWGISQKNGVNLKDLKEWNKLTSDQIIAGEKLTISSEETTTTGQYTIKAGDTLTKIAQQFGTTVNNLKVWNNLSSDMIYAGSTLSVKGQATAANTVTENTQTSAPQTETKQEAVQKEQPKQETVQQQPKQETKAAAETSVPTEEKAVQSNTNNQEASKELTVTATAYTANDGGISGVTATGIDLNKNPNAKVIAVDPNVIPLGSKVYVEGYGEATAADTGGAIKGNKIDVFVPNKGDASNWGVKTVSVKILN
- the desK gene encoding two-component sensor histidine kinase DesK, translating into MIKKYFTFQKLSGITPYIWTIFFILPFYFIWKSSSTLIIIVGIILTLLFFSVYRFAFVSKGWAIYLWAFLLISISTASITLYSYIYFAFFIAYFIGNIRERVPFHILYYVHLISAAVAANFSLVLKKEFFLTQIPFVVITLISAILLPFSIRSRKERERLEEKLEDANERIAELVKLEERQRIARDLHDTLGQKLSLIGLKSDLARKLIYKDPEQAARELKSVQQTARTSLNEVRKIVSSMKGIRLKDELINIKQILEAADITFIYEEEKWPENISLLNENILSMCLKEAVTNVVKHSQAKTCRVDIQQLWKEVVITVSDDGTFQGEEKFFSKGHGLLGMRERLEFANGSLHIDTKNGTRLTMAIPNNSK
- the recQ gene encoding DNA helicase RecQ, which encodes MLHRAQSLLAHYFGYEKLRSGQEEAIRSVTEARQNTACIMPTGGGKSICYQIPALMFEGTTIVISPLISLMKDQVDALEEAGINAAYINSTQSNQEIYERLNGLKEGAYKLFYITPERLTSAEFIRILQGIDVPLVAIDEAHCISQWGHDFRPSYRNIEILFRELHDKPVIMALTATATPEVHEDICKQLHIQKENTVYTGFSRDNLTFKVAKGENKDRFIDEYVQNNKHEAGIIYTATRKEADRIYDRLKRHQVSAGRYHGGLADDVRKEQQERFLNDELQVMVATSAFGMGIDKSNIRFVLHAQIPKDMESYYQEAGRAGRDGLDSECVLLFSPQDIMVQRFLIEQSEHEEKQKQDLKKLRQMVDYCHTEDCLQRFILMYFGEKEPDACGQCGNCTDTRAAHDVTREAQMVLSCIIRMKERFGKTMVAQVLAGSKNKKVLENGFANLSTYGILKHQSVGEISDFIEFLISDDFIRMSDGTFPTLFVSSKGRNVLKGELSVTRKEALKAAAITENDELFERLRMVRKEIAAEQGVPPFVVFSDQTLKEMSGKQPVNDEELLSIKGVGEQKRAKYGRLFLQEIQAYARVTD
- the desR gene encoding two-component system response regulator DesR yields the protein MISIFIAEDQQMLLGALGSLLNLEDDMEVAGKGTTGQDAVDFVKKHQPDICIMDIEMPGKTGLEAAEELKDTGCKIIILTTFARPGYFQRAIKAGVKGYLLKDSPSEELASAIRSVMNGKRIYAPELMEDMYSEANPLTDREKEVLELVADGKNTKEIAQELSIKSGTVRNYISMILEKLEVKNRIEAITRSKEKGWFK